The sequence gatccacccacctcagcctcccagagtgctgggattacaggcgtgagccaccgcccccggcctgcCTGCCTTTTTTGAAGGAGGCTTTCCCATTCAGGCTCTGGTGTTCGCCGGGTCCAGGCCACCTGCTCTCCCTCTTTCCTGAATTCCTGATCATCTCTGGTCTCCCAGATTCCTCGTGAGCTTTGGAAGGCCACAGTTCACACGGTGGAAACGGGCTGCACAAGACTGGCAGGCATCCCCAGCCCTTCCCCCTGGTCAGTCAGCCCCTCACCCATCTGTGGGCCCCACTTCCAGAAACCCCTGCCTTCCCTGCATGGCCACCACACTGCATTCCCCTCTCCGGCTGCACCCGCTGCTTCCTGCTGGCACAGTCCTTCCTGTGTCTGCCACACCTGCGGCTGCCGCTTGGATAGGCAGGACCCATCTTGGTCTTCTGTGTCCCTAGCACCAGGCCACACACTCAGCAAAACAAAAGGATGAGGACGTGTCTGTGGGAGAGATGTTAACTCCTCCCCATGCAGGGCCTTCTCCAGATATcctgttcttttgttgttgttttgttttgagacagggtcttggtcgatctcagctcattgcagcttcgaCCTTCTGGGTTGAAGCGGTcctccacctcaccctcccaagtagctgggactacaggcacaccacacccagctaagtttttgttgcgtaggcttgtctcgaactcctagactcaagtcatcctcctgccttggcctcccaaagtgctgggattacagatgtgcaccactgtgccAGCCTCCGTCACTCTCCCTGTATTTGCCTTCACTCTAGTTATGCACAGAATTCCTGGAGTGTAGTCTTTTGCATCTCTTCAAGCCTCTTAAATCGCCCCACACGTAGTAAATTTTCAGTAAACAGATCTGCATTCACACTGTCCTacaagtaatcccagcactttgggagcctgaggtggaaggatcacttgagccctggagaccAAGGCTGCAAggagctatgaccacaccactgcattccagcctgggcgacagagtgagaccctatctcaaaacaagcaaatgaaaaacctTTTAGTGTATGTGCTGCCGAAGCAAGCACATGAAAAACTTTCAACAACAAATGTAAAGTAAACCTGCACTGCCTCAGTGGACTCACCTGGAACAGACCCCTCAGCGCTGGGTGAGTGCACAGCTCAGGGAACATCTGGGTATAGTTAATAGTATAGACTTGGGGGGGTTTTTTTGCCAAGAGTGATGAAATTTAAAAGTGAAACCTTCTGTCCTGAAACCTtcatctcccttttctttttcaaggagCATGCGTTTGAGAGCAGTCAGAAATATAAGGAAGGAAAATTCATCATTGAGCTTGCTCACATGATCAAAGACAATGGCTGGGAGTAAAGTGCGAACTTTCCCTTCTCCTTCGAATGCTGTTTTGTGAAAGAAACTGAATGTAATGGAAACGTAGGAGCAGCCGGTGGCAGCCTTTCTTGCCCTCTGACCTCAAAGGCTAGCTGCGCATAGCTCTTGACACTCTCGGCCATCTCTGTGGGTAAGGTGTCCCCTCCGATCTGTCCTCTTCATGTACACGGTTGTTTCTGAAAATCTTCAGTGAGCTTTTTCTAACTTCTCAAGTTCTAGAGAATTAACCAACTGATGACTTACCCGCCTAGTTAATACCTTCCTTTCACCTTTGTCTTCAATACAGTTGGGCTCTGCTTTTTTAAGGTTCAGTTGAAAACcaaactgaggccgggcgcggtggctcacgcctgtaatcccagcactttgggaggccgaggcgggtggatcacctgaggtcaggggttctagaccagcctggccaacatggtgaaaccccgtctctactaaaaatacaaaaattagctgggcgtggtggtggctgcctgtaatcttagctactcaggaggctgaggcaggagaatcacttgaacctgggaggcggaggttgcagtgagctaagatggcaccatcgcactccagcctggggcacaagagcgagacttcgtctcaaaaaaaaaaaaaaaaaaaattagctgggtatggtggcgcatgcctgtagtcccagctactcgggaggctgatgcaggagaatcacttgaacccaggaggcggaggttgcagtgagccgagatcgtgccaccgcactccagcctggtgacagagcaggactccgtctcaaaaaaaagaaccaaactaaGTCTCTGAAGACCATAGGGACAGGGTCTCTTTAGATAGCAAGTCTCGCCATTCCCCTTCTTAGAGAAAAGGTATTGTAGCCCATCCTCCACCCcactctttttcttaaaattcgCAAAACTTCAAATTGGCTATTCCTCTTTCAAATGAACCACTGAAGTACAGCGTTCATTTAAGAATCTTACAGAGGCAGTCAACAGACTTATACACTAAGGGTATTTTTGGTTTTTAGCCTGTTCAGAAACAGAGGCCAGCACTGATGACATTTTAGATACACTCTGAATTGAGAAATGTGTCTAGTGGAACAGGTTGTTTATTTAAGCCAGTAGATTCCTTATCTAGAAAGCAGGTGAGCTGGCCCTTAGAGAAGGCTGTCCCAGGGGCCTGCAGAGGTGCCGTTACTGAGGCGACAGCCTCACGGGGTCTGGTAGCAGGGGTTGTGCCCTCAGCGGTGACAGCAGCTTAGGTGTCAGGCAGTTGCTGAGCGGCTGGTCCATGTCGTTATAGAGTAACACACTGGACCGAGTAAAAGTCGGATTTCATTTTCTACCCTGGATGTActtgaagaaaaagaattatttttgcatatgaaAGAGGCCAGAACCCACaagaaaaacttcaaaacttGACGTTTGCCAGAATGTTGAAAATTTGTTCAGAAAAGGTTAAAGCAACAAGACAGGTTTAGCCTTTGTGAATGAAGGCGCCTGGCCTGCTAGCCGCATCGCCCGTCCCTGCGTGGTGCTGTCCCATGTCACTTGAACTGATAGAGGAGCCTGTGCAATCTCCTAAGGCCTGTGTTTCTGcgacatattttattataaattacaatCCACCCATCCACCTGCCCTCCACCAGGAGTGGGCACCCCGTAAGGGTTTAGGCCACTTTGCAGAGGATGGAGGTCAAAAACCATTCCCAGATAAGTTTGGTTTTCAACATTTAGTAACCTGTCTCAGGGCACAGAGGGCAGGCAGGAGACTGGGGGAGGCCAAGGGGCAGCAGATAGGAGAGCACTGAGCCTGGATAGTTCTCTGCCTGGCGAGTGACTCTGAAGCTGCCTTCAGACAAGGCTAGTCTAGGGGCAAGAGTGCGAGCTGGCAGTAAGAACATGGCCACCTGTCCAGCTTCACACCTCCCCTGACTTAAGCCCTTCCTAAACCCAGACCTATGGTCCATGCAGGCACTGGGCTGTGCCCACTCAAGCTCACTGCCCATGTAGAGCATGCCTTTGGGTGCCATCTCTTGGCCCAAGCCTCAGTATGTGGGACATGCCGCTGCCCTGGTGGGCATGGCACTGAGATGCATCAACTCAGCAGGAGTGACAGAGGCAGAAGTTCCTTAAAAGCACATCTTCCActtaggaaaggaaggaaatttttgtACCGTCTTGTAAGCCTCCACTTCCAGCTATGGCCCTGCAAGCTGCCTTATGCCTGCGCTAGTCTCCCTCATTGGGTTCAGGCTGGCTCAGCACATCCCGACCTCCTGAGCTCGCGTGCGGCCATCTAGAGCGCAGGGGTCACTGCACGCTGCAGGGCTCTTGCTGCCCTGTCTCAAGCCTGGAGAGGCTCCGCCCACGAGCTGGCACATGAAGTTAGCAACACCTATGGCTTCAGTCAATTGTCTGAGACTCTGAAGAGGCTGAGACACCTTCCCGACTGGAAGAAGTTCACTGAAAACTTAAACTGACCCTTCCCTTCGAGTCTTCATTCCTCTCCCATGTGGGAACCCAGCCTTGGATGCCCTGGGGACTAGGGGAAACAGTTGGGGGTTTGTGCCGTCCCCAGCCTGCTATGGGTGTGAGGACAGCCAGGTCCTGAGTGACTCAAGATGCTTCACTTACACTGAAGAATCTTCTAAAACTCTTCCGAGTGGTTTTTGTACACACTCAAGTTCTATTTAGAGCTGTTCTGCGTGTTGGGTGAGTTCGCTGCTCCCTCGTTTtgggcactttggtttttgtctttactgACGGCATCGATTGAACATTTTTTACTAGTAGTCTTATGAATTTTCTTAtgacttattttgtattttttttttttgtaacttatACCAACAAAACTTTtatcacttttttgttgttgttgttgggctTCTGCAAAATGCAAGCTCATTTTTAAACCAAATGAATAGACCATGAGCTGGCGACAGGGGAAGTGCTATTCACAAGACCATGTCCACCACCCTCTAAAATTCCTGAACAATATCATCTGGgacttctatttatttaaaacaaatcttcCTTGAGAGCCTTGGGAGGTGATGTCAGGGTTATAAATGGCACAGTGCATTTGCTGTAGGAAATGTGGTTTGGCattgttttatacacacacagtatTTTTATACCTTAATGCTTATTCTTGATGGCATCTGTCAGATATTAGAATCAGAAATAAGAATCTTCCCAAAATCCTTTTATTTACCTGATGCCCTCATCAGGTTATTAAAAATTCAAGTGGTTTTAATAGCTAAAAACCTGCAAATTAAGCTCTAAAACAAACTACAGAAATGTAAACCTTCACTTGCCAAAGGTCCTTGGTGGCCTGTCCCCTGCCCCAGGGGCAGATGGCCCTGAAGCCCTTCCCTCACTGTGCAGGCCATTGGGTGAGGCTGGACGGTCACCCACGGCGGCTTCACTGCAAGGAGCAGGACTGCCAAGCTCAAGCACGGGGCCTTCAACTTCCCCTGTCCTCTGGCCATGCTGCCAGCCCTTGGTCCTTATCTGTGTGAGGTTTACAAATAAAGCTTCTGATGTCAGATGTTTAAGTTGTGTGCTCAGTGGACGAGGCCATGTCCTGATGCAGAAGGCTGAGTCCAGGCTCTCTGTGGCATCCCTGAGAGCAGAGGGCAGTCTTAGGTTCTTCCAGCTCTGGAGCCAAGGGCGGCCTGGTCCCACTTCTCTGCCCCCACCATTGGGGGGATTTGAATGTAGCCAGAGAATACAGTCAGGGCCAGCCAGGGTGGCCACAGGGTCCTCTCCAAACCTGCTTCTCCCTCCCTGGTCAGGCGtccaccccccaccacccacaCCTGTACCCTGGATGCTGCCTCAGAGACCTACGGGTGTGTAGACACCTGTGCAGTCACTGCGTCCTACTGTGCAGGCCCAGCTTGGTGTCTGAGCCTCTTACAAGTGAGTTACTGCCAGGGCTAGACCAGACCTCGCTGAGGACAGTGCCTGGCGGGAGGCATTGAGGGCGTCAAAAGTCACTCCAAGGGCCTGGTCAACAGTCACAGACGGGTGACAGGCTGCAGAGGGATAGGCTGGAGAAGAGGCGGAGCCAGCCGTGGTGCAGTTCTTGTTCTTAGCATGATGAAGGGCCAGAGGCTGGTGTGCAGCAGGGTGATAAGGGACAGACGTGTCTCTAGCGGTCATCAGGCAGCCTGTGGCAGTGGACAGGGTGAGGCAGGGATGCAGATGAGGCGCCACCCAGCATCCAGGGAGACAAAGGGCTCGGGCCTGCGGCTTCAGCATCAGTGATGAGAAAAGGAAGGGCAGAGGTACAGCCTGGAACGTACTGACAGGTTCAAGATTTGGGGCAACAAAAATGAGACAACCAAGAATAAGGCCTAAGAAGTTAGGGCTTAGTGTGAAGAACTAGAAATGGGGGGCCTGAGGGCAACAGGGAGCCCGAGACGCGAAGGAGGGTCCATGACATGAGAACACTGACCACTGGCCTGGgctgaaaacagaagaaaaagcgAGCCAGGGGCACATTTAACAGAAAAATGGGGTCGAGGGAGGGTCTTGACGTTAGGAGATGCTGATGCAGCCGGCCAAAGGCCATCAGTCAGTGACAGGAGGAGCAGAGTCGGAGCCCAATGGCCGGGCCTGAAAGCAGCAAGGCCACCTTCTCAGCggaagggtggggagagggacTGCTTGTTCTCCTCACAGCCAGAGACACTGGCCTCAACCAGGTGTGGGTCCCCTCAAGATTCTGATAGGGGCAGAGAGAAGCCACGCAGGCTTGAGATGAAGCCCGTGGCCAGAGCAGGCAAGTGGGGCCCCGAGAGCCCAGGCAGGATACGGCAGGAAAGTCAATGCTGCAGTCCAGCACCGGCCATCAGAAGCCCCTGAAGCCCACCTGCAGAGGCTCAGGCTCAGTAGGTCTGGGGTCTGAAAACTTGTCCCAGGTGATGGCGTTGGTCAGGGGACCACACTGGTTGTATAAATAGGCTGTCCCTGAGAAGGTAACAGAAGAAGGCGTAAGAAAATCAGACTTAtacagctggatgtggtggtgcacgcctgtagtcccagctacttgggaggctaaggcaggaggattgcttgagcccaggaggctgaggctgcagtaagccatgatcacaccactgcactggagcctgggcaacagagcaagaccctgtcttaaaaaggaAACCAGAATGTGGAGACACAGTCCTTCCTCACTAACCTGGCCTACTGGAGGCCTGGGGTGCCAGCCTGGGTAAGGCAGACCTTATGCTCTGAGGTCCCAGCAGTGGGCTCTGGCTGGGCCAGGTCCTAGAAACAGGGCCAAGGCCCTTGGCAACAGGTTAAGGGGTGGGGAGGCTGTGGGCTCCCAGGGGCCAGGAAAAGGGATGCAGGCAGCAGGTAAGCCATTTATTGGATGGCAGCAGAGGGCAGGCTAGGAAGACTGGAAATGGAGATGTGGACACAGGCCCCCAGCCCTGCAACCCCACCAAGGTCCACAGTGGCCAACCTGCTGCTACCAGGAGCTGAAGTCCCCAAAACCCCGACTGGGCTTCTTCTTGGACATGGGGACAGTGGCGCTGGTTGAGGGCTCTTCCTCTGCCGCTCGCTTCCTGGGAAGAGAAGAAGCCGCTGGGAGTCCACGCCCTCCCTCGGCCCCTCCTGACTTGTCTGTATCTCCATACGGCCCTCCCGGTATAGGACCAACCCCTCCCACCTGCTGCTCCCACGTCCCCCTGAATTCGATGGCTTCCACCCACAGAGGCCCCGGCCAGGCCTTCAGAGGTAGTCCCTCGGCTGCAGAGGCCACACAGCACAAGCCCATGCCCAGGTCCAGTGCCCGTGGCTTTCTTGCCCCTCTGGATCTGACCCTCAGACCTCAGTCAGCCCTAGGAAACACCATGGGAAACAGAGAGGCCAACCGCGCGGCACTCACGTGGCTGCTGGGTTGATGTACTTGCCCACGCCCTGGCGGAAGGTCTGGGGGCCCTGGCTCCCTGCCTCGGGCTGGCTGCTCTTCACTTTGGTCTCCGGGGCTGCCTCGAGCTGTGTCTTCCGCTCCTGGGCGATCTGTGGCACAAGAGGGTGGAGGCTGACCAGCAGCACCTCGGGCAGGACAGATGCTAGGCTTGGGGTGGGAAGGTGCGCTGGCCCAGACCCTCCTGGTGGTGGCATCGTGCCCCCTCACCTGGGCATCAGCCTCCTCATAGGGGTCCACGAACACTGTAGTGGCATCGATGCGGATCTCCTCCTAGCAGCAGAGGGGACTCAGTGCACGGCAGGTCCTCCCCCCGCCTGCCTGGCCCCCAGCCGCCACGCCCCACCTCCCTGGGCACAGACCTTAGGGCGGTCAGTTTTGGGGTCACTCTCCACATTCTCCATGGCTGTCAGTACGTCAAAGCCCCCAACAACACTGCAGCAGGGAGACAGAGGCGGGTCTGCATGTGCTCAAGGAGGGCACCCTCAGGGCCGGGCACCAAGGCATGTGGGAAGAGGGGTTGAGAGCCCCGAGGCTGGCCTGGTGGTCCTCGGGCAGCAGCCAGGAAGGCGATGAGAGGGCGTGGCAAGGGCGGGGTCAGCAGACCATGGCCCTGGGCATATccagctgggttttttttctggttctcttTTGGTTCCCCACCCACAGGAAAAATAGGAGTCACAAATGTGGCTTGTGCTGTCCCCACTGGTTTGGTAACAGAGTTCCACTTGGCCAGAACCACATCACCTGCATCCACCTTGTTTTGTGCTGCTTCCACACAGTTGGGTGGGCGTCAAGAGACCACGCGGCCCACAATGCTGGAAAGACCCCTGGACTAGAGGGTGAAGGGAGCTGGGCGTGGCCAGGCTTGTGAGTGGCGCGCCATCAGGTCTGAGACAGGGCAGCGGCCAGGCCACGCAGGGGTGTTTCCTCCTCTCCTGAGCCCGGTGGGTCTGGAGAGCCAGACTTCCCTGGCACAGGGAGCACCCTCTGTCCCAGCTCTGCATAGCCTCAACCCCCAGCAGTGACAGCCAGCACGGCACATGGCTCAGGTCCACAGAGAAGGCAGCGAGGAGGCCTCAGGTGGGGAAGGACCCCACCTAGCCCACTGACCCCCAGGCTTCACACAGCCGCTTCCCTTACCGTCCAAAGATGGTGTGCTTCTTATCCAGGTAGGCACAGGAGCGAAACGTGATGAAGCTGGGGAGGAGGGTTGGATGGTTAGGGAGAGCATGGCACCTTCTGCATCTGGCCTGCCTGAGAGCACACCAGGAGCTGCCCACCCTCTACAGTCGGCTCTGGGAACCTGCGGCTTCCGTGGACACGTGGGTGCATGGGGCTCCCTGCTGCTGCCCACCAGGGCAGGTCATCAGCTCCCCAAGGCTGCCCAGGGAACCCCGGACCTCCAGCTGTCCCCAGGTCCTCCTGCTGCCCCGGCTGCTGCCCAGTGCCTGTCAGGGAGTCCCTGTGCCCAGAGCCAGCCTGGTCATGCAGGTCTGTGGGAGGTGGCTGGGACAAGGTGACACCTGGAAAACCAGAGCCAGCCCCGTGCCATCAAGGGACCTGTCGAAGGACTGAGGAGAAAGGAGGCAACAAAGCCAGAGCAGAAATCAAGGGATTCAGAAACGTGGGTAACATAAACATGGACAAAGAAAATGCTCAGGTCatccagacacagtggctcacgcctgtaatcccagcactttggcaggccgaggcaggaagaccgcttgagtccaggagttgaagaaCAGCTGGGGCAAtagcgtgaaccctggaggcagaggttgcagtgagttgagatggcaccactgcactccagcctgggtgacagagcgagtcgccgtcttaaaaaaaaaaatttccggccgggcgcggtggctcaagcctgtaatcccagcactttgggaggccgagacaggcggatcacgaggtcaggagatcgagaccatcctggctgacacagtgaaaccccgtctctactaaaaaatacaaaaaaactagccgggcgaggtggcgggcgcctgtagtcccagctactcgggaggctgaggcaggagaatggcgtaaacccaggaggcagagcttgcagtgagccaagatcacgccactgcactccagcctgggcggcagagcgagactctgtctcaaaaaaaaaaaaaaagccgggcatggtggctcaagcctgtaatcccagcactttgggaggccgagacgggcggatcacgaggtcaggagatcgagaccatcctggctaacacaatgaaaccccgtctccactaaaaatacaaaaaaattagccgggcgtggtggcggcgcctgtagtcccagctactcgggaggctgaggcaggagaatggcgggaacccgggaggcggagcttgcagtgagccgagatcgcgccactgcactccagcctgggcgacagagcgagactccgcctcaaaaaaaaaaaaaaaaaaaaaaaatttccaggagGAGCTTGCCTCGGGATGGTTCTTTTACTTTCCTCGTATCTGAGTTTAATTCTGCTTCTAGTTTCCTTCACTGTGTTAGAAATCAGCCAGAGAGAACCACTTGCAGGTCAGAGCGCAGGTCTGCCCCATTGTAGACGTGACATCTGTGGACACTTGTCTGGTGGCCTTGGGGGTGGTCAGACTCGGTGGGCTCAGGATCATGTCCCTGCGTGGCTGGGGGGGTGCATGTTCGATGCAGCGGGGGTTAGGTCCTGTCTCTCACCAGCAGGGTATGTGGGCTGTGCCTGCCTGCACCACCCTGGGGTGCTCCGTGCCACCAGTGCTGGGACCCACCCAGTATCTTCCACTGTATTCCTTTCAGCCTCTCTGGCTCTGCCCTCTGAGGGCTTTTTGAAGGCTCACAGCTGGGGTCTGTCGCGTTCTCATTCATcccaaaagtcttttttttttttccctttgagacggagtctcgctgtcacccaggttgcagtgcagtggcgcgatcttggctcactgcaacgtctgcctcccgggttcaagcgattctcgtgcctcagccacccaagtagctggaattacaggtgcccaccaccatgcctggctaatttttatatttttagtagagacatggtttcaccatgttggccaggctggtcttaaactactggcctcaggtgatccgcccgcctcggcctcccaaagtgctgggatcgatcctgacagttttttctttttttgagacggagtctcgctctgtcgcccaggccggagggcagtgccgcaatctcggctcactgcaagctctgcctcctgggttcgcaccattctcctgcctcagcctcccaagtagctgggactacaggtgcccaccacgcccggctaattttttgtatttttagtagagacggggtttcaccatgttagccaggatggccttgatctcctgacctcgtgatccgcctgcctcagcctccaaaagtgctgggattacaggcacgatccaccgcacccagcctcctcctGGAAAATCTTTAATTACAAGAAtcatgaaaggaaaaacaaagctgTAACAAATTAAAGTCTAATTATCTTTGAATACAGTAAAACAGGCAAACCTTTGGCAATAGTTGTCCAAGAAAGCACAAAATACTACTAGAAATaagaagaggccaggcgcggtggctcaagcctgtaatcccagcactttgggaggctgaggcaggaggattacctggggtcaggagttcgagaccagcctggccaacatggtgaaaccccgtctctactaaaaatacaaaaattagctgggcgtggtggcgggcgcctgtaatcctagctgctcaggaggctgaggcaggagaatcgcttgaacccaggaggcggaggttgcagtgagccaagatcgtgccactgcactccagcctgggggaccagagtgagactccacctcaaaaaaaaaaagaaataagagaaggctggccggacgtggtggctcaagcttgtaatcccagcactttgggaggccgagacgggcggatcacgaggtcaggagatcgagaccatcctggctaacatggtgaaaccccgtctctactaaaaatacaaaaaactagctgggcgaggtggcgggtgcctgtagtcccagctactcgggaggctgaggcaggagaatggcataaacccgggaggcggagcttgcagtgagctgagatccggccactgcactccagcctgggcgacagagcgagactccgtctcaaaaaaaaaaaaaaaaaaaaaaagaagagaaggctgagcatggtggctcaagcctgtaatctcagcactttgggaggctgagatgggtggatcacctgaggtcaggagttggagaccagcctggccaacatggtgaaaccctgtctctactaaaaatacaaaaaattagctgggcattgtggtgggcgtctgtaatcccaggagaactgcttgaaccgggaggcggaggttgcagcgagccaagatcccaccattgcactccagcctgggcgacaagagtgaaactctatctcaaaaaaaaaaaaaggaagagaaggtggCAACTGATCTGTCAGCCGTTTCACAGGCTGGTTAagccaaagagaaataaaaaataataaaatgattccCCATCCTGGCCCCTGCCAAACAAGAACCAACCATGCACCCAACCTACTTGAAAATAACCAACAGTCCTAGGCAATCCTTGGCTAAGAGGAAACTGAAAGGGAAGCTACCAACCGCCAGCAAGCAGTGAAGAGGGAACGTGCACCCTCAAAATGACAGACGCGGCTCCAGAAGCAGACATGGATTAAAgtgaagaaggaggaaaagcacCATGAAGAAGCAAAGACAGAGAGTGAAaacaattccacaggaagtgaaAACAGACAAACCCTTCAAAGACCATTAAGGGATCGAGGAACAGAAAGTGTGattaggaaggagaaaaaaaaaagaggtgagcacagagaggccaagagaaCATCAGCTTCATGGGAACAAGTACCCATTAACCCTGAAATGAAAGCCCCAAGAAAGTGGCACGAACGGCTGCCAGCTGCCTTTGGCCGGCTGTTCACCACAGCTGACgccagtgtgattttttttttccagacagggtttcactgctgCCCAgaatagagtgcagtggtgcgatcccagctcactgcagctttgacttcccgggctcagaggatcccccacctcaccctcccaagtagctggaactacaggcacacaccaccatgccccactaattttttaaattttttgtagagatggggttttgccatgttgcccaggctcatctcaaattcctgggctcaggcaatccacctacctcagcctcgccaagtgctgggattacaggtgtgagccaccacgcccagccaccccTGTGATTTTAATCATTCCAGGCTACAAAGCCACAGCCAGCTCTGCTCACAACATGCAGGGGCCACACTTGTCACAGCAAAACCTGCTGGAGCCAGTCCACACAACTGAGACCACGTGTGACAAGACAGTGAGCCGGTGGAAGGCCACAGCAAAGCCACGAGAGGCCAGGGTTCACCCCAGAATGCCACGCAGACACCCATGCACTCTAGCCTTGTAGTGGCCACATCCACAAATCCCAGGAGGACCAGAAAAGCACAGAATCATCGTAACAGATGCTAAGAAAGAAACCTCTAGAAACTCAGCCACCCTCCTAAAAAACAGCCCAACAACAAATGTTCTGAGAAGGCAAAACAGCGATTCCTGTGGAGCAAAGCAAGACGCCCACTTCCTCCTCCCCATCAGGCCCACGGTGACATGATGGTGACAGGACTGATGAGCACACCAGGGTGGCAGAGAGGCGGCCAGCTTTTGATGATAAGCGTGACTATctagaaaacccaaaagactctttttttttttttttgagacggagtctcgctctgtcgcccaggctggagtgcagtggcgcgatctcggctcactgcaagctccgcctcccgggttcacgccattctcctgcctcagcctcccgagtagctgggactacaggcgcccacaaccgcgcccggcccaaaagactttttttttttttttgagacggagtctcgctttgtcgcccaggctggagttcagtggccggatctcagctcactgcaagctcc comes from Macaca fascicularis isolate 582-1 chromosome 10, T2T-MFA8v1.1 and encodes:
- the PPIL2 gene encoding RING-type E3 ubiquitin-protein ligase PPIL2 isoform X2, with the translated sequence MVPETTHEAAAIDEDVLRYQFVKKKGYVRLHTNKGDLNLELHCDLTPKTCENFIRLCKKHYYDGTIFHRSIRNFVIQGGDPTGTGMGGESYWGKPFKDEFRPNLSHTGRGILSMANSGPNSNKSQFFITFRSCAYLDKKHTIFGRVVGGFDVLTAMENVESDPKTDRPKEEIRIDATTVFVDPYEEADAQIAQERKTQLEAAPETKVKSSQPEAGSQGPQTFRQGVGKYINPAATKRAAEEEPSTSATVPMSKKKPSRGFGDFSSW